Part of the Triplophysa rosa linkage group LG21, Trosa_1v2, whole genome shotgun sequence genome is shown below.
ttgtctgtTGTCTGGCTTTGGACCAGTGTAAAGTCAGATAGCAGTCAGTTTGTGTCAGCACAACGTTAAATATATTACAGCTAAAGGCACTGTGCTGTTGCCAGATCTGCTCAGTGTGGAGAGGTCAGATAGATTAGATAAGACAGAGATTTTTATGTTTCCTTTCTACTCTGATTTGACAGCTTGATCTGTCACACTTTAGAAATAAAAACCTGGCAATGTTTGGAAGAAGAATTGAACAAAAATCCTTTTGTGTTGGTTCATGGAACAATATGAGAATGATAAActtatgacatcattttttaacGGCATTAAATTGAATTATAACTTTGGTTATTCGGTATGTATGACACTGCAGTTATACGTATGAAAGAGATATATGGACATGCATTTCCTCTTGTGAAACAGACTGACATTTGTTTTGTACTGTATTCAGGCTGACAGCAGCTGGGCTTTTCAAGCTGTGTTGAGAAGggggaagagagagacagatccAGCCGAAGAAGGAGAATAAAGGCTGACGGATACTGACTCCATGTCTTCGCCTTCAAGTAAAAGATCTGGTTCTGGATCACGCAAGTAAGACACTCGTCTTTTGTTCCTTGATGAAAACAGATGTTCTTTTAAGCTGTCAGCTGTGCCGGCGCGGTAATATCTAACCCTTCTAACTTCTGTTAAACTGATCTTTGCTTCTGCTCACTGACCTTATGAGCTCCAAGTGCTTTGATAATCCTAACACTCTCTCTCTATTCTGCTCTCATCATTACTGCATCAGCTCTTTAGCGCTTTCAATTTGTCTATTTCAAGAGTTGTTTCACCCTTCAGCTGCCAGGTTGTGTAAAACTGCTGATGGCTTGTTCGAAAGCTATTCAAGCATATTCTGTACAAGGATATTAAGCAGCAGTATTGTGCTCTAGAACAGGGGATTTTTGAAACTGGGGTCTGGGGACCCAAGGGTATTTTAGTTTActataattaaaacataaaatattggcctaaaaatgattggaaaaacctaaactaaatgaaaacctgaaatgttgcctcagaaataaacggaaagaagtttaaagcactacaattataataataaacaaaaacaaattaatcttatattgcaacaataaaaataaagaaataaaatattaagtgACAAAAGCATACGCCAAAATGgttaaaactttaactaaaattaacataaaaacaaaaaatctaaaaataagatattaattaaattaaatattaagatattaataaaactaaaaacaaaactataataactccaCGGGGACAGCCAGGGGGCTTCCAGAAGCTTTTAAGGGGTCCCCAGAAAATGTCAgcgaaaattatttttttcataactCTAATTATAGTCAATTATttaatatgttgtctttatagTCACACTTATTATTTATCTAATTATTATATTCGGAACCACTTTATaccaaaaatacagtatattaaaggggtcatatggcgcaaatatgtgtttttctgtgtctttggtgtgttataagttatgTAGTaaccatgcatgtattagacacgtaaaattgcaaaaattaaagtgtcggaaaaacagatgcattctatctaaaagcgaatgctcacccagacctgcctgaaacgcctcgtgtaaccacacccccacaaatctacatcagttcgtggtatgatttgactaagaccgcccaaatgtataaggTAAGgtgcaattgctttggaacctgatgttccaaatatggtaagaggcgttacatttccatcacacgcttgcagtattccaccaatcactacgcactggttaactggccaatcatagcacacctcgcttttcagagcgatgagctttgttaaaaatctgcgtgtttcagagaggcggggctaagaggagatacaaacatgcacggtatgtggaaaatacagcgtttttataaccttaaatcgtgtatacacattgcattacatctaaaacaaacaataatattcgttttagccgtgtcatatcaccccttcaAGATGGAAATTTATTTTAGGAAGGGGGGCCTTTACAAAAGGTTCATCGTTTTTGGGGTCCCTGGCATcgtaaagtttgaaaacccctgttcTAGAATAAAGAAGAACCACAAAACCACAAATTGAAGACTtgaaaatattaattatcaCAGTGAAATAGTTACATGAAGAAGATGACTATTTGTGTCGTAGTTTACAATACCAGGGCAAGGATTAGATTCTTTCTGTTGAGGAAGGATGAAATGTTTTGCACAGAATTCGACTGACTGACTGTGCTTTAGTTGTGCATGTTAGCAATGTCAGTACAGTACATATAGTGGCAGTAAGCAGTAATAGTGATAATACAGTAGAGCCCAGCTCTGTGCCTCTGTCTCATCTCTCTTTCCTCAGATTCAACCTGCTGAGGGCCCTACAGCCTAAGCAACGCTTTCAGCAAATGCTGTCGTCTCCCACTGCGTCCCCCGCGTGAGACTCTGATTAAGTATCGTACTGTATGGCATGACTGTAGAAAAACGACTGCCACGCTACATATTCCCACTCAGACTCAATGCAGAACCACGTCATCTGCTACCCCTGGTGCTTATGTCCAAAACCTAATAGGCCAGGTTTTTGACAAAGTGCTAATAGATGGGAATCCGATACGAATTCTGTGTATATGAGTGTGTATGACATTAAAGGTCTGTTTCTATGGTGATGCAGTGCACATAATATAGCACATCATTCACTACACTGCATTACCTTAGTTCATCTCACTAGACTCATGATGGACATACCTGGACAAACCTGCACCGGCTGCTCTTTCCCTCTCCTTTCCTTGCTATCAGTATTCATAGCAGAGTGTcgttttattttctctctcctCAAGCACGCTTTGATGTTCGGCTGCTTTTTTTCCCCTCTGCTTTGCTCTCACCTTAACCATGATCTTGGCTTGCTTTCATGGTTAGGTCCAGCAAACCTCTTTCAGCCCACCAATGGTGATTCTGGTGGACAGACGATAAGGTTGCTTGTctctttaaatgtgctgtttttatgtaattatGTTATTTCAAGATGATTAAAGGGGTAATATGGCGCGAAtgcgtgtctttggtgtgttataagttgcccatgcatgtattagacatgtaaaattgcaaaaatgaaagtgtgggaacaaaagatgcattctatctaaaagcgaatgctcacccagacctgcctgaaacgcctcgtgtaaccacacccccataTGATTTGGTATGGTATCATACCatatggtatgatttgactaagaccgcccaaatgtatatgcaagtaaggtgggcgtacctgtcagtacaattgctcttgaacctgatgttccaaatatggtaagaggcgttacatttccatcacaaacaggtttgaagtgcaagaggttgagtaaatgaagacagaattttaattttgatgtaaactattcctttaactaaTGCATTTAAACCTTTACACTATATTGTTGCTGACTGTATGATCTGTCTGTTTGATACTGCTTTGAGATTTGTAAAGCTTTTAAAGCATTCCATCGTGCTTGTAACCCTTGCCTCAAGCGCACTGCTCTGCACCGCCTGAAAAGAAAAAGCTTTCAGTCGGCACTGCTAACTCCAGATTTAATTTTCCCAAGAGATAATGTTTCTGCGAGATTCAAGAGTCATTATCCTCTGAGCTATGCTATGATACATTACTAGAATTTAACAGTTGATTGCTCGctgctttgttttattgttttaaatttggGAAGGCGGTGTGAGGCCTGTATAGTTTCCTGAATAACACAGCATGAGTCAGTTCAGGAGAAGGCTATATTTAGTACTTCTTTCCTTTATTAAAGACATTTACTAGCTAAGTAATTTACTAAgtaatttttccttctatggtagtcagtggggtccaagatctgtttggttataagcattcttccaaatatctttctctgtgttcatcagaacaaagaaatttatatacagatttggaacaactcaaagttgagtaaatgacgacagcattttcatttttgggtgaactgttcctttaaagaaaaagtgtaATAGTATCTGATAAGCCTTTGCATAGTATATCCAGCAATCATACGTCTCTATTTCTTGCTATGGCAAAGCAGCTCTAATCCTACCCAGCCACGTTTCTCACATACAGGATTCATTAGTATTCTGCTCTTTagctctttttctttttctcagatattatgttaaatattcTAGAAAGGTCAGGTCATAATGAAGTGAGGTTCAACTCATAACAAATTTGAATTGCTGTAAATGCACTTGAGAATAGCTTAACCCAGTTGTGCTCATATTTGGAAGCTTGCAAAGTGAAatagttttaaagggatagttcatccaaaaatgaaaattcagtcatcatttactcaccctcttgtcattttaaacttgtatgactttcttctgcaaaaacaaaagaaggtattttgaagaatgttggtaaccgaacaatggcagaacccattcacttgctttggttttgtgtccgtacaatagaagtgaatgggtttcATCGTtttttggttaacaacattcttcaaaatatcttctttgtgaacaggtttgaaatgacaagagggtgagtgaaagatgacagaattttcatttttgggtgaactatccctttaagtgcagGTCATCAGGTTGTGAAGGTGGAATGTAAGCGTGCTGCCCTGTGTAATGATTCGTTCTTGTTTGTGGGTCAGTTTTGACTATTGCAGGTTTATAGAGCTAGACTACACACCCATGGAGTCAGGCATTATGGTCTCTATGAGACAGAGCAGAGGATTTCTCACACCAAAGTCCCCGGAACGTCACTGTCGGTCAGCGTTGCATCATATCTCAATTCTGgcttctttctttgtgtttgcaATCTTCATTTTACTTCAGTCACTTTTTTTGTTGTCTGTGTGGCATTGTTTTGGGAATGTTTGTAAGCTCTTCAACCACACTACACTGTCcctataaaattatattttatcggGGTTGAAAGCTTGAAAGTGCGTGTCAAAAGGGTTAGCCTGATGATGTCATATCTATGGTGTGTAAAGTGAATATTTATACATCATAATGGCTTTAGCACTGCTGTTTTGGCTTACCTTGCTACCTCATAAAGGGTCTGCTCATGTTGTGTCACAGTTTgtgcagtttttttacagtttgaaGTGACCTGGGTGTCATTGTCctgtaaacttattttttgtatgaaTAAATATTGTATAAATTCTCCATCCCCCTAGAGATAGTTGCATGCTAGTCATTTTAGATGGGCATGTTTTGTATTTCGTGTTATTGTACTTTTGGTCCATTCTTTTTGTTGTGCTTTTGAGTATGTCTTTGATTTGTACCCCATCCTGCTTTCAGCGGTTTCGAAGACGACACAGTGACATTGCGATTCTCTTATTTTACAGACGCAGCCCAGCACCCGTCAGTAACCGTGATCCTTATGGAAACGCCTCTGTCAGCAGTAGTAGTAATTCAGGGTCATGCAAGGGCAGCGATGGAAGCCCGACCCATAGGTGAGACACGGAGAGCAATGGTTTTCtactttgcacatacagtatacagtttgTTTTGTATGACTTCCCACTTCTCTATTTCAGGCGTCACTTAAAATACACCTCCTGCAATGATAACCATGGTATCCGACCCCCTCCACCTGAGCAATACCTAACCCCTCTACAGCAGAAAGAAGTATGCATCAGACACCTGAGAGCACGACTCAAAGAAACCGTCGAGAGACTGCAGAACAGGTAAGGCATGCAGCGATTTCAAATGCGTTGCTCATAGTATGAGGCTTTCATGATCTTATGAGTCTGTGATGCAGTTGGTCTTATCTTGtaattttttgcttgttttcctcTCATGCAGCTGAATTCATGTAATGTTCCATCTgacttcttctctttctctcccactTCCTTTCCCCCTCCTTTAGGGACACTGAGatcgatgcgttgcgtacccaGCTGTCCCGTATGCAGGAGGACTGGATTGAGGAGGAGTGCCACCGTGTGGAGGCTCAGCTGGCTTTGAAAGAGGCTCGCAGGGAGATCCAGCAGCTCAAACAAGTCGTCGACGTCGTCCGATCCAGTCTGGGAGACACCGACACGGGTGTGCAGAAGTGCTTCCAAGACATAAACCTTCAGAACCACAAGCTGGAGAATTTATTGCAGAGCATGGAGCTGGCTCAGATTGGGACCGCCAAAGTGGGTGGAGGAGTGGTGGGGGCAGGGCTGGAGGTCAGCGAGTGTCTGGCGGAGTCGTCCGAAGGCTCCCCGGTTCACTCGCTAACCCGCAGCTCTACCTACACCAAGGTAAGCGACCAAGGTGGTCCGGAACGTTGCGGTAACGAAACCGAATGCGACGTTCCATGTTTGTCAGGTGAGGGCACGCAGGACAGCGGGTTTGTGTGCTGCGGAGAGAGTGGAAGAGGAGCCAGCAAGGCAGACCTGCTCCTGGAGGCTGCTTTTCTGTCTCAAGAGACAGCCTCGCTGCTCAATGCGTACTCCCGCCTGCCACACTCCTCCACTTATGAGGGACTGTGCAACAGTGAATCCAGAACAGTGCCACTCCGTTGCGGCGAGATGGGTACTGGGGCCAGCGTCAGTTTAAGTCATCCCTGTCTATCCCATCATCACCTATACCTTCACCATCTGAGAGAGCAAGCTATTCAAACCGATTACGACCACGCCCCCAACTCCGCCCCTGCCCATGGACCCTATACATCGTTTAATTCTGATCTGGACACTATTGCCGAGCGCACCTTCCGTTCTCAGGCCTGCAGTCCGACCTCTACCTGGATGTCTGATGAGGGAGATGATCTGGAGTCGGTAGCCACAGAATCAGCAGTTACGACAACGGTTGCCACAGCGTCAATCCTCATGGACAGTGTTTCCATATCTGCTCTAGCGCCGGAGCATACTGTGCAATCTGACTTTGAATCTGTGGCACTGAATGCAACAGTACACTCTGTCACAGACTCAAAGCCCCGTCCAGATGTGCCAGTTTTAACAACAGATCTGACTCCACCTAATTCTCTATCCCAAGTAAGCAACTCTGTTCCGCTTGAGCCTACCAGAGACCCTTTGCCAAGTCCCGGCCACTCTCCTTATTCTAAGCAGCCGTTAGTTGAAAAAGAAGAGGAGACCCTCCCACAAACCACCCAGCCTCGAAGCACACTCTCAGATGCTGGGGTTGCAGGAGATCACGTTATAAACATACATCCAGAAGACGAAGAAGTGGATGAGAGTGCTGCCGACAATGATTCCAATTTGTCCAGCTGTGGGTTACCAGTAAAGAACTACTGGAGCCGTCATTTCCTAGTGGATTTGCTCGCGGTGGTTGTGCCAGTGGTGCCCACAGTGGCCTGGTTGTGCCGGGGTACGTACCGTGACGGTCAGCCGATGTATCATATTGGTTCCCTGCTGCGTGGTTGCTGCACCGTGGCCCTTCATTCTCTACGTCGAGGGGGAGGTCTTCGCCACTACCCTGCAGGAGGAGGGGGTCCAGGGGGTATGAATATATGAGACAAACTTTACACTTTTGGGAAGCCACTGAAGGCACTGTTACTCTGTGAGATGTGCACGTGGAAGGCGGTAGAAAGAATTAAGGCAGACCCAATGAAAGGGCAGTTTCTGGACACAGGACCTCGGTGCTGTCATAAGTGCAGTTTCTTGGCGCTGTGTTGATCTATACACTTCTCCAGAGCCTAATGAATGGAACGGGGAAGGGGACTCGGTAGCATTTATTTACAACTACAAAATGCTCTTCTTTGAGACTTTCTCTAAAATTACTACCCAGAGGCTATGTATTTGGAATGATGGACTGAGACACAATGAAAGATACCTTCTAAAATGATTGTATTACCCTTGTTACAAGTGAACGGCCACAATGTAATAGGAGGGTTCTGTCTTTTGAATTTCCCTCACTGGGGAGGGTGTGTCTACCGTATGTAATACATCTGAgtgagtgtttgtgttgtgtccaTGTACAGTGCAGCCAAAGTACCCAGATAACTAATAGCCATCATTGTCGTAGCTGTCAGTGAATTGGTAGCTCTCCCATTCCTTACGCCTGTGTGACACTGAGCAGTCGTTCTTCTCCTTGAGGAGACAGACATGCCCCTGCTGAGCTATTTCTATGCTTTGCATATACCACTAGTGTCCTAGATAAACATAGTCCATCTGGAATTTTTGTGAGAAAATGTACTTTAGGCTGAAATCAGTCGTGGGAAATTGCAAGATGGTAAACCTGATTTCGTAGAGTTCCAAATGTTCTTGGGTCAGGATCCTTGTTGGTCATGGAACAAATTTTTCTGGTTGGGTTGTAGACCATCTCTATTATTTAAGAGGTAGATATTGGGTTATTTCTCTGACAGCAGTATCGTTCCAGGACGAACAACATATGTTTACCCAGGAATGTTCCTCACGCGGCAAAATCAGGTCTTGCGAAGATGAATAATTTAGAAATGTTCTGTACAGCTAAATCATATATTTATGAAAGTGGATAAAGCATATTAAGTAATAATATTATTAGTAAGAATGATACAGCGTTTAGACAATGATCAGAGTTAAAAGACTGTAACAGGCGGAGATGTTTTGTCACCAGAAATGAGTTACATGTTGTTTCCCTTGTTGATGTGCTGTAAATGTCTGATTTCACTGTGGATCGTTTATCAGGATTTTCTAGCCATCTAGAAATACAGTCGTAGCCAGTGTTTGGTAGAACAAAAACTCAATTTAGgaagtaaaaatgttttggttGTATAATGAGGCATTTAAGTATAGTTTTGCATTACAGCAGTGGATCTCAAACTTTTTGACTTTAAGGTCCTCCCACAATATTTGAATGTTCTAGAGCTTTGCATTACttttgttataaaaaataactaaacaCTAAGAAATATCTTGATAGTTGTTTTagcttcatttaaatattttccagTCATCCTGAGGCCCCCTGGTTAAGAAACACTGCATTACAACCTGTGCTCGCTTTTTTATGCTAATGATTTAAGTACTAATAGTGTTGGGTTGAATTGAATTAGAACcacaataacatttattttatatgaaaTGGCATGAATCACAAAGGCTTAATATTGAAACGCAATTCCAGCTTCCTGCATTTGGCTACAACTGTATGTTCCTGATGATGTTTATACAAGTCAACATTAAGGAGACGGGTGGCATTTATTGACATGTCAATTGCACTATAAATCACTTTATAAGCATTTACTTGAAGTATACTTGAGTGTGTATTTCTGTGTATCCAAAGGCAAACGTATACATGTGATTGTGATTGTGGTTCAGGGTTATAGATTTCACAGACATCATTTTAAAGAATCAACACTGAGTTACAAATACACGTTAGATCATTGACAGTCCGGTTGGCAGGAACATTGTGCAATCCGATTAACCTTGATTGTTTTATGAGGACACATCCAGTTGGTTTTCTGTGTTGTCTTAttttcattccctttaaatCGTGAATAGCCACTGCCTTTCACTCTACCTCCTCCCTCTATCATTGTGAAGTCTATGTAGTGATGAAGTCTTTTATTGATGtcttcaaaaatattttcttgtcCTAATAATTTGCTGCTTTCTGTAGTATAAACAGAATGTGTTCGGCATGTCAGTAGGGTTTTCCGGTGTGTTTTCTTTCAACGGCTTGACAATCTTTATTTGCGCTTTATGTGGTGCCAAGTGTTTAAGTCTCTGCCCTAACTcagcactttttaaaataactttacaataaatggaaaaataaagatgtatatgtTCCTAacggctatttttaaattgaccTGTGTTTGTTGAAACTGAATCTGTGGCTTGCAAATAGTTTGTTCTGTCTTCTGGCCCATCAGAATGTCTTTACGGTTAA
Proteins encoded:
- the snphb gene encoding syntaphilin isoform X1 — encoded protein: MSSPSSKRSGSGSRKFNLLRALQPKQRFQQMLSSPTASPAFDYCRFIELDYTPMESGIMVSMRQSRGFLTPKSPERHCRRSPAPVSNRDPYGNASVSSSSNSGSCKGSDGSPTHRRHLKYTSCNDNHGIRPPPPEQYLTPLQQKEVCIRHLRARLKETVERLQNRDTEIDALRTQLSRMQEDWIEEECHRVEAQLALKEARREIQQLKQVVDVVRSSLGDTDTGVQKCFQDINLQNHKLENLLQSMELAQIGTAKVGGGVVGAGLEVSECLAESSEGSPVHSLTRSSTYTKVSDQGGPERCGNETECDVPCLSGEGTQDSGFVCCGESGRGASKADLLLEAAFLSQETASLLNAYSRLPHSSTYEGLCNSESRTVPLRCGEMGTGASVSLSHPCLSHHHLYLHHLREQAIQTDYDHAPNSAPAHGPYTSFNSDLDTIAERTFRSQACSPTSTWMSDEGDDLESVATESAVTTTVATASILMDSVSISALAPEHTVQSDFESVALNATVHSVTDSKPRPDVPVLTTDLTPPNSLSQVSNSVPLEPTRDPLPSPGHSPYSKQPLVEKEEETLPQTTQPRSTLSDAGVAGDHVINIHPEDEEVDESAADNDSNLSSCGLPVKNYWSRHFLVDLLAVVVPVVPTVAWLCRGTYRDGQPMYHIGSLLRGCCTVALHSLRRGGGLRHYPAGGGGPGGMNI
- the snphb gene encoding syntaphilin isoform X3, translating into MSSPSSKRSGSGSRKFNLLRALQPKQRFQQMLSSPTASPARSPAPVSNRDPYGNASVSSSSNSGSCKGSDGSPTHRRHLKYTSCNDNHGIRPPPPEQYLTPLQQKEVCIRHLRARLKETVERLQNRDTEIDALRTQLSRMQEDWIEEECHRVEAQLALKEARREIQQLKQVVDVVRSSLGDTDTGVQKCFQDINLQNHKLENLLQSMELAQIGTAKVGGGVVGAGLEVSECLAESSEGSPVHSLTRSSTYTKVSDQGGPERCGNETECDVPCLSGEGTQDSGFVCCGESGRGASKADLLLEAAFLSQETASLLNAYSRLPHSSTYEGLCNSESRTVPLRCGEMGTGASVSLSHPCLSHHHLYLHHLREQAIQTDYDHAPNSAPAHGPYTSFNSDLDTIAERTFRSQACSPTSTWMSDEGDDLESVATESAVTTTVATASILMDSVSISALAPEHTVQSDFESVALNATVHSVTDSKPRPDVPVLTTDLTPPNSLSQVSNSVPLEPTRDPLPSPGHSPYSKQPLVEKEEETLPQTTQPRSTLSDAGVAGDHVINIHPEDEEVDESAADNDSNLSSCGLPVKNYWSRHFLVDLLAVVVPVVPTVAWLCRGTYRDGQPMYHIGSLLRGCCTVALHSLRRGGGLRHYPAGGGGPGGMNI
- the snphb gene encoding syntaphilin isoform X4, with the translated sequence MSSPSSKRSGSGSRKRSPAPVSNRDPYGNASVSSSSNSGSCKGSDGSPTHRRHLKYTSCNDNHGIRPPPPEQYLTPLQQKEVCIRHLRARLKETVERLQNRDTEIDALRTQLSRMQEDWIEEECHRVEAQLALKEARREIQQLKQVVDVVRSSLGDTDTGVQKCFQDINLQNHKLENLLQSMELAQIGTAKVGGGVVGAGLEVSECLAESSEGSPVHSLTRSSTYTKVSDQGGPERCGNETECDVPCLSGEGTQDSGFVCCGESGRGASKADLLLEAAFLSQETASLLNAYSRLPHSSTYEGLCNSESRTVPLRCGEMGTGASVSLSHPCLSHHHLYLHHLREQAIQTDYDHAPNSAPAHGPYTSFNSDLDTIAERTFRSQACSPTSTWMSDEGDDLESVATESAVTTTVATASILMDSVSISALAPEHTVQSDFESVALNATVHSVTDSKPRPDVPVLTTDLTPPNSLSQVSNSVPLEPTRDPLPSPGHSPYSKQPLVEKEEETLPQTTQPRSTLSDAGVAGDHVINIHPEDEEVDESAADNDSNLSSCGLPVKNYWSRHFLVDLLAVVVPVVPTVAWLCRGTYRDGQPMYHIGSLLRGCCTVALHSLRRGGGLRHYPAGGGGPGGMNI
- the snphb gene encoding syntaphilin isoform X2 — protein: MSSPSSKRSGSGSRNFDYCRFIELDYTPMESGIMVSMRQSRGFLTPKSPERHCRRSPAPVSNRDPYGNASVSSSSNSGSCKGSDGSPTHRRHLKYTSCNDNHGIRPPPPEQYLTPLQQKEVCIRHLRARLKETVERLQNRDTEIDALRTQLSRMQEDWIEEECHRVEAQLALKEARREIQQLKQVVDVVRSSLGDTDTGVQKCFQDINLQNHKLENLLQSMELAQIGTAKVGGGVVGAGLEVSECLAESSEGSPVHSLTRSSTYTKVSDQGGPERCGNETECDVPCLSGEGTQDSGFVCCGESGRGASKADLLLEAAFLSQETASLLNAYSRLPHSSTYEGLCNSESRTVPLRCGEMGTGASVSLSHPCLSHHHLYLHHLREQAIQTDYDHAPNSAPAHGPYTSFNSDLDTIAERTFRSQACSPTSTWMSDEGDDLESVATESAVTTTVATASILMDSVSISALAPEHTVQSDFESVALNATVHSVTDSKPRPDVPVLTTDLTPPNSLSQVSNSVPLEPTRDPLPSPGHSPYSKQPLVEKEEETLPQTTQPRSTLSDAGVAGDHVINIHPEDEEVDESAADNDSNLSSCGLPVKNYWSRHFLVDLLAVVVPVVPTVAWLCRGTYRDGQPMYHIGSLLRGCCTVALHSLRRGGGLRHYPAGGGGPGGMNI